One genomic window of Cricetulus griseus strain 17A/GY chromosome 3, alternate assembly CriGri-PICRH-1.0, whole genome shotgun sequence includes the following:
- the LOC100765962 gene encoding olfactory receptor 481 isoform X2, with the protein MMEAGNHTMVTEFIILGLTDDPTLGSVFFILFLGVYLTTVLGNVSIIMLIRRSPQLHTPMYLFLSHLAFVDIGYSSSVTPVMIVSFLRERIAIPVAGCIVQLGSDVVFGTAECFLLAAMAYDRYVAICSPLLYSTLMSPRVCFILLVISYVGGCVNSSSCTSCLLSLTFCGPNKVNHFFCDLPPLVELSCTHDYIAEMSPAISAGSIIVITLFIIIVSYLYILHSILRMRSTEGRHKAFSTCTSHLTAVTLFYGTVTFVYVIPKSSHSPNQIKVVSVFYTVVIPMLNPLIYSLRNKEVKEAMRKLMGQTHSSF; encoded by the coding sequence ATGATGGAAGCTGGAAACCACACAATGGTAACAGAGTTCATTATTTTGGGGCTAACTGACGACCCCACCCTTGGTTCTGTCTTCTTTATATTGTTCCTGGGAGTCTATCTCACCACTGTATTGGGCAATGTCAGCATAATCATGTTGATCAGAAGAAGCCCCCAGCTTCACACCCCCATGTACCTCTTCCTCAGCCACTTGGCCTTTGTGGACATTGGGTACTCCAGCTCGGTCACACCTGTCATGATTGTGAGTTTCCTGAGAGAGAGAATTGCCATCCCTGTGGCTGGCTGCATAGTCCAGCTTGGCTCTGATGTGGTCTTTGGGACTGCTGAGTGCTTCCTGCTGGCTGCCATGGCCTATGATCGCTACGTGGCCATCTGCTCACCCCTGCTCTACTCCACTCTCATGTCTCCCAGGGTCTGCTTCATCTTACTGGTTATTTCCTATGTGGGTGGATGTGTCAATTCTTCATCATGTACCAGCTGTTTATTGAGCCTGACTTTTTGTGGACCAAATAAAGTCAACCATTTCTTCTGTGACCTTCCACCACTGGTGGAGCTTTCTTGTACCCATGATTACATTGCTGAAATGTCTCCTGCCATCTCAGCAGGCTCCATCATTGTCATCACCCTGTTCATCATCATTGTGTCTTACCTCTACATCCTTCACTCCATCCTCAGGATGCGCTCTACTGAGGGCAGGCACAAGGCCTTCTCCACCTGCACCTCTCACCTCACTGCAGTCACCTTGTTTTATGGGacagttacatttgtttatgtcatACCAAAGTCAAGTCATTCACCCAACCAAATTAAAGTGGTGTCCGTGTTCTACACAGTGGTGATTCCCATGTTGAATCCCTTGATCTACAGTCTGAGGAACAAGGAGGTAAAAGAGGCCATGAGGAAATTGATGGGGCAAACACATTCCTCATTTTGA